From the genome of Solidesulfovibrio carbinolicus, one region includes:
- the cbiR gene encoding cobamide remodeling phosphodiesterase CbiR, which produces MFAKSKSPFSWRIAAPSCVWPETALVNCRRLARTVPEVGLYLLELHACLAYGPQDLPQKPYGLVYHLHLPLDLPWSLGGETAFAVMERLLAMTAHLSPWAYVLHPPTDPAKLADFVAAYVAAGFDPAALLLENTDAVSPTETLALAKANGCGLCLDLGHMLAMGHELPKDDPELATRARMLHIYSPFGPEGPPKGRSHLHRTLTCLSPEGRDELVWMFGNLSPQTVVLEIFAPMHLVEGLACVEAIASGVTPPTCGGAA; this is translated from the coding sequence ATGTTCGCAAAAAGCAAGTCTCCTTTTTCCTGGCGCATCGCCGCGCCGAGCTGCGTGTGGCCCGAAACCGCCCTGGTCAATTGCCGCCGCCTGGCCCGCACCGTGCCCGAGGTCGGCCTGTATCTGCTGGAGCTCCACGCCTGTCTGGCCTATGGTCCGCAGGACCTCCCCCAGAAGCCCTACGGCCTTGTCTACCACCTCCACCTGCCCCTGGACCTGCCCTGGAGCTTGGGCGGCGAAACCGCTTTTGCCGTCATGGAGCGGCTGCTGGCCATGACCGCCCACCTGTCGCCCTGGGCCTACGTGCTCCATCCGCCCACCGACCCGGCCAAGCTGGCCGATTTCGTCGCGGCCTACGTCGCCGCCGGCTTTGATCCGGCCGCCTTGCTCCTGGAGAACACCGACGCCGTGTCCCCGACCGAAACCCTGGCCCTGGCCAAGGCCAACGGCTGCGGCCTGTGCCTGGACCTGGGCCACATGCTGGCCATGGGCCACGAGCTGCCCAAGGACGACCCGGAACTGGCCACGCGCGCCCGGATGCTCCACATCTATTCGCCCTTTGGCCCCGAAGGGCCGCCCAAGGGCCGCAGCCACCTGCACCGCACGCTGACCTGCCTGTCCCCTGAAGGCCGCGACGAGCTGGTCTGGATGTTCGGCAATCTTTCGCCCCAGACCGTGGTGCTGGAAATCTTCGCGCCCATGCATCTGGTCGAAGGGCTGGCCTGCGTCGAAGCCATCGCCTCGGGCGTGACCCCTCCAACCTGCGGCGG
- a CDS encoding UvrD-helicase domain-containing protein, translating to MSFLADLHIHSRHSRATSKGLTPRCLAAWGEVKGLDVVATGDFTHPGWLEELKASLTPGDDGLLHLTDPAGLSKEIPWLPETRFAGSTRFLLSAEISSIYKRGGKVRKVHNLLYAPSFEAAERLNAKLAKVGNLTSDGRPILGLDSRHLLELTLETDPLCFLVPAHIWTPWFSLFGSKSGFDSIEECFGSLSREIFAMETGLSSDPDMNWTLSALDRIRLISNSDAHSGEKLGRECNLFTGPASYTGIFDALRGKAGETAFAGTVEFFPEEGKYHLDGHRDCGVALEPAQAKALGCLCPKCGKPLTLGVLHRVLELADRETPVRPDGAPGFTSLIPLDEVAGEVLGVGPKTGKVKNLLTTLFARFGTEIAVLRDAPVEDLRRVHPALGEAVRRMRQGQVSRQAGYDGQYGRITVFSDEERRELKAGRFRAGAPMARPAAREADAAGPDGDAPAEPPPAPSLARAAAPAAPLPRGLTPDQKRAAETAARHVLTVAGPGTGKTHTLLARIRELLAHGVAADKILAVTFTRRAAAQLRERLARDDAGGDIPRADTLHALALAALAETGGSEPVVLSEDSARRLFDLANPELPRSRAKSAWQELSLAREKMAPPVLTPQGMAGPGLYAARYAEAKRQARLSDFTDLLEGWLAAIASGRSRPAWTHVLVDEVQDLTPLQLALIAAVCGRDRASLFAIGDPDQSIYGFRGATGGVRQALRDFWPDLTEIALSDNFRSAAPLLTLSAGVFRGRAALASRAGPEVQAHCRIELYEAPTAAAEADWVAQRLSGLVGGSSLTQSRDFSAKHLSPGDIAVLVRFSGLIGPLRQALSRVGLPVSVPEAEAFFNEPRVRLLLAAAGLPYGIPAPETAGTPPEIPERLLDKGPAGLAAFLEGIPPFDPLFWQAAPFRELCRAYEAHGGWQGLLAYVAAQNELELVGARAEKVRIMSIHAAKGLEFGAVFLPALEDGLLPFAGSDFLSGKPGHPAGRMDEDEERRLFYVGLTRAKSRLYLSHALRRELYGRKLRLKRSRFLDALPLGGVRQLALRAHTVREAKQLGLFGK from the coding sequence ATGTCCTTTCTCGCCGATCTGCACATCCACTCCCGCCATTCCCGGGCCACCAGCAAAGGCCTCACCCCCCGCTGCCTGGCCGCCTGGGGCGAAGTCAAAGGCCTGGATGTGGTCGCCACCGGCGACTTCACCCACCCCGGCTGGCTGGAGGAATTAAAAGCGTCACTCACCCCCGGCGACGACGGGCTGCTGCATCTCACCGACCCGGCCGGGCTGTCCAAGGAAATCCCCTGGCTGCCCGAGACGCGCTTTGCCGGCTCGACAAGGTTTCTGCTCTCGGCCGAGATCAGCTCCATCTACAAACGCGGCGGCAAGGTCCGCAAAGTCCACAACCTGCTCTACGCGCCAAGCTTCGAGGCGGCCGAACGCTTAAACGCCAAGCTGGCCAAGGTCGGCAACCTGACCTCCGACGGCCGGCCCATCCTGGGCCTGGACAGCCGCCATCTGCTGGAACTGACGCTGGAAACCGACCCTTTGTGTTTCCTCGTGCCAGCCCATATCTGGACGCCCTGGTTTTCGCTTTTCGGCTCCAAGTCCGGCTTCGATTCCATCGAGGAATGCTTCGGCTCGCTGTCGCGGGAAATATTTGCCATGGAAACGGGCCTGTCCTCGGACCCGGACATGAACTGGACGCTCTCGGCCCTGGACCGCATCCGGCTCATCTCCAACTCCGACGCCCATTCCGGCGAAAAGCTCGGCCGGGAATGCAATCTCTTCACCGGCCCGGCCTCCTACACCGGCATCTTCGACGCGCTGCGGGGCAAGGCCGGCGAGACGGCCTTTGCCGGCACGGTGGAATTTTTCCCCGAGGAAGGCAAATACCACCTCGACGGCCACCGCGACTGCGGCGTGGCCCTGGAGCCGGCCCAGGCCAAGGCCCTGGGCTGCCTGTGCCCCAAGTGCGGCAAGCCGCTGACCCTGGGCGTGCTGCACCGCGTCCTGGAGCTGGCCGACCGGGAAACGCCGGTGCGCCCGGACGGCGCGCCGGGCTTCACTTCGCTTATACCCCTGGACGAAGTGGCCGGCGAGGTGCTGGGCGTGGGACCCAAGACCGGCAAGGTCAAAAATCTCCTGACCACCCTTTTCGCCCGCTTCGGCACGGAAATCGCCGTCCTTCGCGACGCGCCCGTGGAAGACCTGCGCCGGGTCCACCCGGCCCTGGGCGAGGCCGTGCGCCGGATGCGCCAGGGACAGGTGTCGCGCCAGGCCGGCTACGACGGCCAGTACGGCCGCATCACCGTGTTTTCCGACGAGGAGCGCCGGGAGCTCAAGGCCGGCCGCTTCCGGGCCGGCGCGCCCATGGCCCGGCCGGCCGCCCGTGAGGCCGACGCCGCCGGCCCCGACGGCGACGCCCCGGCCGAACCTCCCCCTGCCCCGTCCCTGGCCCGCGCCGCCGCCCCCGCCGCGCCGCTGCCGCGCGGCCTTACCCCGGACCAAAAACGCGCTGCCGAAACCGCCGCCCGCCACGTGCTGACCGTGGCCGGCCCGGGCACCGGCAAGACCCACACGCTTTTAGCCCGCATCCGCGAACTGCTGGCCCACGGCGTGGCCGCCGACAAGATCCTGGCCGTCACCTTCACCCGCCGGGCCGCCGCCCAACTGCGCGAACGACTCGCCCGCGACGACGCCGGCGGCGACATCCCCCGGGCCGACACCCTCCACGCCCTGGCCCTGGCCGCCCTGGCCGAGACTGGCGGCAGCGAACCCGTGGTGCTCTCGGAAGATTCCGCCCGGCGGCTTTTCGACCTGGCCAATCCCGAACTGCCCCGGTCCCGGGCCAAGAGCGCCTGGCAGGAACTGTCGCTGGCCCGGGAGAAAATGGCCCCGCCCGTGCTCACGCCCCAGGGCATGGCCGGCCCGGGCCTCTACGCCGCCCGCTACGCCGAGGCCAAGCGCCAGGCGAGGCTGTCCGATTTCACCGATCTGCTGGAAGGCTGGCTGGCCGCCATCGCCTCGGGCCGCTCGCGTCCGGCCTGGACCCATGTGCTGGTGGACGAGGTCCAGGACCTCACCCCCTTGCAACTGGCGCTTATCGCCGCTGTGTGCGGCCGCGACCGGGCCAGCCTTTTCGCCATCGGCGACCCGGACCAGTCCATCTACGGTTTTCGCGGCGCAACCGGCGGGGTGCGGCAGGCCCTGCGGGACTTTTGGCCCGACCTCACGGAGATCGCGCTATCCGACAACTTCCGCTCGGCCGCGCCCTTGCTGACCCTCTCCGCCGGGGTGTTCCGGGGCCGCGCGGCCCTGGCCTCCCGGGCCGGACCGGAGGTGCAGGCCCATTGCCGCATTGAGCTTTACGAAGCGCCCACGGCGGCGGCCGAGGCGGACTGGGTGGCCCAGCGCCTGTCCGGGCTCGTCGGCGGCTCGTCCCTGACCCAAAGTCGCGACTTTTCGGCCAAACACCTCTCCCCGGGCGACATCGCCGTGCTGGTGCGCTTTTCCGGGCTCATCGGCCCCCTGCGCCAGGCCCTGTCCCGGGTGGGGCTGCCGGTGTCCGTGCCCGAGGCCGAGGCCTTTTTCAACGAACCCCGGGTGCGCCTGCTGCTCGCCGCCGCCGGCCTGCCCTATGGCATCCCGGCTCCGGAAACGGCCGGCACGCCGCCGGAGATTCCCGAGCGGCTGCTGGATAAAGGCCCGGCCGGACTGGCCGCTTTTTTGGAAGGCATCCCGCCCTTTGACCCGCTGTTCTGGCAAGCAGCCCCGTTTCGCGAGCTGTGCCGGGCCTACGAGGCCCACGGCGGCTGGCAGGGGCTTTTGGCTTACGTGGCCGCCCAAAACGAACTGGAGCTGGTGGGGGCAAGGGCCGAGAAGGTGCGGATCATGTCCATCCACGCGGCCAAGGGGCTGGAATTCGGGGCGGTGTTCCTGCCGGCCCTGGAAGACGGGCTTTTGCCCTTTGCCGGCTCGGATTTTTTAAGCGGCAAGCCCGGCCATCCGGCCGGACGCATGGACGAAGACGAAGAACGGCGGCTCTTTTACGTGGGGCTGACCCGGGCCAAGAGCCGGCTCTACCTGTCCCACGCCCTGCGCCGGGAACTTTACGGCCGCAAGCTCAGGCTCAAGCGGTCGCGGTTCCTGGACGCCCTGCCCCTGGGCGGGGTGCGCCAACTGGCCCTGCGGGCCCACACCGTGCGGGAAGCCAAACAGCTTGGACTTTTCGGGAAGTAA
- the sat gene encoding sulfate adenylyltransferase — protein sequence MSKLVPPHGGKGLVIRLMEGAAKEAELKKAAGLKKVQITAQEKGDLIMIGIGGFSPLEGFMTKADWKSSVEKMTLADGTFWPVPVVLAVTKEEAAGIKEGEEITLERNGEIYATMKVTEKYELTEADKKWESELVYKGAGDDSADDKFWKIALDDHPGVKMVMERKDVCLAGPVNVLSEGEYPTKYKGVYLRPAETRAMFDERGWATVAALQLRNPMHRSHEYLCKIAIEVCDGVIIHSLIGNLKPGDIPAEVRVKCIDTLCKYYFVEKNVIQGGYPLDMRYAGPREGLLHATFRQNYGVNKMIIGRDHAGVGDFYGMFEAQEIFDRIPYADGKGAKPGQALLCEPLKIDWTFYCYKCDGMASLRTCPHTKEDRVILSGTKLRKMLSEGGEIPDHFGRDEVLVILREYYEGLTEKVEIKMHGAASGDSAK from the coding sequence ATGTCCAAATTGGTTCCGCCGCATGGAGGCAAAGGCCTGGTCATCCGTCTGATGGAAGGCGCTGCCAAGGAAGCCGAACTGAAGAAGGCCGCCGGCCTCAAGAAAGTGCAGATCACCGCCCAGGAAAAGGGCGACCTGATCATGATCGGCATCGGCGGCTTCTCGCCGCTGGAAGGCTTCATGACCAAGGCCGACTGGAAGAGCTCCGTTGAGAAGATGACCCTGGCCGACGGCACCTTCTGGCCCGTCCCGGTCGTCCTGGCGGTGACCAAGGAAGAAGCCGCCGGCATCAAAGAGGGCGAGGAAATCACCCTCGAGCGCAACGGCGAAATCTACGCCACCATGAAGGTCACCGAGAAGTACGAGCTGACCGAAGCCGACAAGAAGTGGGAATCCGAGCTGGTCTACAAGGGCGCCGGCGACGACTCCGCCGACGACAAGTTCTGGAAGATCGCTCTTGACGACCATCCGGGCGTCAAGATGGTCATGGAGCGCAAGGACGTTTGCCTGGCCGGCCCGGTCAACGTGCTGTCCGAAGGCGAATACCCGACCAAGTACAAGGGCGTTTACCTGCGTCCGGCCGAAACCCGCGCCATGTTCGACGAGCGCGGATGGGCCACCGTCGCCGCTCTGCAGCTGCGCAACCCCATGCACCGCTCCCACGAGTACCTGTGCAAGATCGCCATCGAAGTTTGCGACGGCGTCATCATCCACTCGCTGATCGGCAACCTGAAGCCCGGCGACATCCCGGCCGAAGTCCGCGTGAAGTGCATTGACACCCTGTGCAAGTACTACTTCGTGGAGAAAAACGTCATCCAGGGCGGCTACCCCCTGGACATGCGTTACGCCGGTCCCCGCGAAGGCCTGCTCCACGCCACCTTCCGCCAGAACTACGGCGTCAACAAGATGATCATCGGCCGTGACCACGCCGGCGTCGGCGACTTCTACGGCATGTTTGAAGCCCAGGAAATCTTCGACCGCATCCCCTACGCCGACGGCAAGGGTGCCAAGCCCGGCCAGGCGCTGCTGTGCGAGCCCCTGAAGATCGACTGGACCTTCTACTGCTACAAGTGCGACGGCATGGCCTCCCTGCGCACCTGCCCCCACACCAAGGAAGACCGCGTCATCCTGTCCGGCACCAAGCTGCGCAAGATGCTGTCCGAGGGCGGCGAGATCCCCGACCACTTCGGCCGTGACGAAGTCCTCGTGATCCTGCGCGAGTACTACGAAGGTCTGACCGAGAAGGTCGAGATCAAGATGCACGGCGCTGCTTCCGGCGACTCCGCCAAATAA
- the lepA gene encoding translation elongation factor 4, translating into MDTSRIRNFSIIAHIDHGKSTLADRILEITGVITAREMREQYLDRMDLERERGITIKAQTVRIPYKAADGKDYILNLIDTPGHVDFSYEVSRSLAACEGALLVVDATQGVEAQTLANVFLALDNDLEIIPVLNKIDLPSADPEAVKKDIEEAIGIPCADAVSVSAKTGVNVGAVLEQIIARIPPPKGQADAPFRALVVDSWYDSYQGVVVLFRVMEGSVRLGQRIRMMSTGADFEVIRLGAFSPGPVDIPSFGPGEAGFLCANIKTLTDARVGDTVTLAENPATEALPGFKEVKPMVFCGLYPVDAAEYEVLKGALEKLRLNDAAFTYEPETSQALGFGFRCGFLGLLHMEIIQERLEREFGANLIATAPSVVYKVETLSGTVIPVDNPSKLPKTQEIAALYEPFARLEIHTPNEYVGGVFKLCEEKRGIQKDVRYLTATRVIITYELPFAEIVYDFFDRLKSATRGYASLDYEIVDYRASDLVKLDIMINGDPVDALAVIVHRENAYHYGRALALRLKRVIPRQLFEVIIQAAIGTKIIARERNAPVGKNVIAKCYGGDITRKRKLLEKQKEGKKRMKRMGNVELPQEAFLAALRAGDD; encoded by the coding sequence ATGGACACGTCCCGCATCCGAAATTTCAGCATCATTGCCCACATCGACCATGGGAAATCCACCCTGGCCGACCGCATCCTCGAAATCACCGGCGTCATCACCGCTCGGGAAATGCGCGAGCAATACCTCGACCGCATGGACCTCGAGCGCGAACGCGGCATCACCATCAAGGCCCAGACCGTCCGCATTCCTTATAAAGCGGCCGACGGCAAGGACTACATTTTAAACCTCATCGACACCCCGGGCCACGTCGATTTCTCCTACGAGGTCTCCCGCAGCCTGGCCGCCTGCGAAGGCGCGCTGCTCGTCGTCGACGCCACCCAGGGCGTCGAGGCCCAGACGCTGGCCAACGTGTTCCTCGCCCTGGACAACGACCTGGAAATCATCCCGGTCCTTAATAAAATCGATCTGCCCAGCGCCGACCCCGAGGCCGTCAAAAAGGACATCGAGGAGGCCATCGGCATCCCCTGCGCCGACGCCGTGTCCGTCTCGGCCAAGACCGGGGTCAACGTCGGGGCCGTGCTCGAACAGATCATCGCTCGCATCCCGCCGCCCAAGGGCCAGGCCGACGCGCCGTTTCGGGCGCTCGTCGTCGATTCCTGGTACGACTCCTACCAGGGCGTGGTGGTGCTTTTTCGCGTCATGGAAGGCTCCGTCCGCCTGGGCCAGCGCATCCGCATGATGTCCACCGGGGCCGACTTCGAGGTCATCCGCCTGGGCGCGTTTTCCCCCGGCCCGGTCGACATCCCGTCCTTTGGTCCGGGCGAGGCCGGATTTTTGTGCGCCAACATCAAGACGCTGACCGACGCCCGGGTGGGCGACACCGTGACCCTGGCCGAAAATCCCGCCACCGAGGCGCTGCCGGGATTCAAAGAGGTCAAGCCCATGGTGTTCTGCGGCCTCTACCCCGTGGACGCCGCCGAGTACGAAGTCTTGAAGGGCGCACTGGAAAAGCTGCGCCTAAACGACGCCGCCTTCACCTACGAGCCCGAGACCTCCCAGGCCCTGGGCTTTGGCTTCCGCTGCGGATTTCTGGGGCTGCTCCACATGGAGATCATCCAGGAACGGCTCGAGCGCGAGTTCGGGGCCAACCTCATCGCCACCGCCCCATCCGTCGTCTACAAGGTCGAGACGCTCTCCGGCACGGTCATCCCCGTGGACAACCCGAGCAAGCTGCCCAAGACCCAGGAAATCGCCGCCCTCTACGAACCCTTCGCCCGCCTGGAGATCCACACCCCCAACGAGTACGTGGGCGGGGTCTTCAAGCTGTGCGAGGAAAAGCGCGGCATCCAAAAAGACGTGCGCTATCTGACCGCCACCCGCGTCATCATCACCTACGAACTGCCCTTTGCCGAGATCGTCTACGATTTCTTCGACCGCCTCAAATCCGCCACCCGCGGCTACGCTTCCCTCGACTACGAAATCGTGGACTATCGGGCCTCCGACCTGGTCAAGCTCGACATCATGATCAACGGCGATCCCGTGGACGCCCTGGCCGTCATCGTCCACCGCGAAAACGCCTACCATTACGGCCGGGCCCTGGCCCTTCGGCTCAAGCGGGTCATCCCCCGCCAGCTCTTCGAGGTCATCATCCAGGCCGCCATCGGCACCAAGATCATCGCCCGCGAGCGCAACGCCCCGGTCGGCAAGAACGTCATCGCCAAATGCTACGGCGGCGACATCACCCGCAAACGCAAACTCTTGGAAAAACAGAAAGAAGGCAAGAAGCGCATGAAGCGCATGGGCAACGTCGAACTGCCCCAGGAAGCCTTTCTCGCCGCGCTGCGGGCCGGGGACGACTAG
- the lepB gene encoding signal peptidase I, translating into MNPRWQKVLLEYLEALAVALILAFVIRTFVVQAFKIPSGSMLDTLLIGDHLLVNKFLYGTRIPFTDKVIMPLEDPQRGDVIVFEFPEDTSKDFIKRIIGVPGDVVEMKDKALYRNGEKLVEPYIKHTDPNAQQRRDNFGPITVPAGKYFVLGDNRDESYDSRFWGFVDKEKIRGKAWVIYWSWDGPSEIRFDRIGRMVK; encoded by the coding sequence ATGAATCCGAGATGGCAAAAAGTGCTCTTGGAATACCTGGAAGCCCTGGCTGTCGCCCTGATCCTGGCCTTCGTCATCCGCACCTTCGTGGTCCAGGCCTTCAAGATCCCGTCGGGCTCCATGCTCGACACCCTGCTCATCGGCGACCACCTGCTCGTCAACAAATTCCTCTACGGCACCCGCATCCCCTTCACCGACAAGGTGATCATGCCGCTGGAAGACCCGCAACGCGGCGACGTCATCGTCTTCGAGTTCCCCGAAGACACCTCCAAGGACTTCATCAAACGCATCATCGGCGTGCCCGGCGACGTGGTGGAAATGAAGGACAAGGCGCTTTACCGCAACGGCGAAAAACTCGTCGAGCCCTACATCAAGCACACCGACCCGAACGCCCAGCAACGCCGCGACAACTTCGGCCCCATCACCGTGCCGGCCGGCAAATACTTCGTCCTTGGCGACAACCGCGACGAATCCTACGACTCCCGCTTCTGGGGCTTTGTCGACAAGGAAAAAATCCGCGGCAAGGCCTGGGTCATCTACTGGTCCTGGGACGGCCCCTCCGAAATCCGCTTCGACCGCATTGGCCGTATGGTGAAGTAG
- a CDS encoding AbrB family transcriptional regulator, protein MRKKGQWLGLLALTVLLAAGFAALELPAALLLGPMVAGIAVALGGASIRLPDTPFVLAQAVVGCLIARAASPAVLPEFLAHWHLFSLVILAGIVASAAMGLVLCRLRVMPGTTAIWGASPGGAAAMVVMADACGADARLVAFMQYLRVLCVALAATVVARAAGGSAPQHQAMVWLPPLTAGVAPALGLIGLGALTGLGTRLSGGAMLVPMFLGAALRLTGLVEIDLPPWLLAAAYAAIGWRVGLGFTKKVALYAARAVPAILAGILTLIAFCGALSWLLAKTTGMDPLTAYLAASPGGMDSVAVIAASSPGVDFAVVMTMQTMRFFLVVLLAPPMARFLAGRAEARGEKAKREECLRRPGA, encoded by the coding sequence ATGAGAAAAAAGGGCCAGTGGCTTGGGCTGCTGGCCTTGACCGTTTTGCTGGCCGCCGGCTTCGCCGCCCTGGAGCTGCCGGCCGCGCTGCTGCTCGGCCCCATGGTCGCCGGCATCGCCGTGGCCCTTGGCGGCGCGTCCATCCGCCTGCCCGACACCCCCTTCGTCCTGGCCCAGGCCGTCGTCGGCTGCCTCATCGCCCGGGCCGCCTCGCCGGCCGTGCTGCCCGAATTCCTGGCCCACTGGCATCTGTTTTCCCTGGTCATCCTGGCCGGCATCGTGGCCAGCGCCGCCATGGGGCTCGTCCTGTGCCGGCTGCGCGTCATGCCCGGAACCACGGCCATCTGGGGCGCCTCCCCGGGCGGGGCCGCCGCCATGGTCGTCATGGCCGACGCCTGCGGCGCCGACGCCCGCCTTGTCGCCTTCATGCAATACCTGCGCGTGCTGTGCGTGGCCCTGGCCGCCACCGTGGTCGCCCGGGCGGCCGGCGGCAGCGCCCCGCAGCACCAGGCCATGGTCTGGCTGCCGCCGCTGACCGCCGGCGTCGCCCCGGCCCTGGGACTCATCGGCCTTGGCGCGCTCACCGGCCTTGGCACGCGCCTGTCCGGCGGAGCCATGCTCGTCCCCATGTTCCTGGGCGCGGCCCTGCGCTTGACCGGACTCGTCGAAATCGACCTGCCGCCCTGGCTTCTCGCCGCCGCCTACGCCGCCATCGGCTGGCGGGTGGGCCTGGGGTTCACCAAGAAGGTCGCCCTCTACGCCGCCCGGGCCGTGCCGGCCATCCTCGCCGGCATCCTGACGCTGATCGCCTTTTGCGGCGCGCTCTCCTGGCTGCTGGCCAAGACCACCGGCATGGACCCGCTCACCGCCTACCTGGCCGCCAGCCCCGGCGGCATGGACTCCGTGGCCGTCATCGCCGCCAGCTCGCCGGGCGTGGACTTCGCTGTGGTCATGACCATGCAGACCATGCGCTTCTTCCTGGTGGTGCTCCTGGCCCCGCCAATGGCCAGATTTCTGGCCGGCCGCGCCGAGGCGCGGGGGGAGAAGGCGAAGAGGGAAGAGTGCCTCCGGCGGCCGGGGGCCTGA
- a CDS encoding LysR family transcriptional regulator: protein MHMLDPWQLKAFLAAASAGSLRRAAEELSLSPSAITARIKALEQAVGVPLFSRTGNRVGLTEHGRRLVGYARRLLDLEAEARQRLADGGEDGPQLTVRLSESLGLAVLPAVLAAFRARHPGVRLILAQRSAAGLARDLRHGVVDCGVILGQPYAAEGIAATVIHREPLVAIMPPWGGLAGREALGPADLHGRALLVTRQVWGLRERLEQGLDRAGAVPASVTECGSLALVARCVAAGLGVGLAPRLAAAALSPGGELALVPWAEPGFTAAVTVMRLAGRDPGPAETAFLDCLGAAIAAASPKTPPPP, encoded by the coding sequence ATGCACATGCTCGACCCCTGGCAGCTCAAGGCCTTTCTGGCTGCGGCCTCGGCCGGGTCCCTGCGCCGGGCGGCCGAAGAGCTATCCCTGTCGCCTTCGGCCATAACAGCCCGCATCAAGGCCCTGGAACAGGCTGTGGGCGTGCCGCTTTTTTCGCGCACCGGCAACCGGGTCGGCCTGACCGAGCACGGCCGGCGGCTTGTCGGCTACGCCAGACGGCTGCTGGACCTCGAAGCCGAGGCCCGGCAGCGGCTGGCGGACGGCGGCGAGGACGGACCGCAGCTCACGGTGCGGCTGTCGGAAAGCCTGGGGCTGGCCGTGCTGCCGGCCGTCCTGGCCGCGTTTCGGGCGCGCCATCCCGGGGTGCGGTTGATCCTGGCCCAGCGTTCGGCGGCCGGATTGGCCCGGGACCTGCGCCACGGGGTGGTGGATTGCGGCGTCATCCTCGGCCAGCCCTACGCCGCCGAGGGCATCGCGGCCACGGTCATTCACCGTGAACCGCTGGTCGCCATCATGCCGCCGTGGGGCGGGCTGGCCGGCCGGGAAGCCCTCGGGCCGGCCGATCTGCACGGGCGCGCCCTGCTCGTCACGCGCCAGGTCTGGGGACTTCGGGAACGGCTGGAGCAGGGATTGGACCGGGCCGGGGCCGTGCCGGCCTCGGTGACGGAATGCGGCAGTCTGGCGCTTGTGGCGCGCTGCGTGGCCGCCGGGCTGGGGGTGGGGCTGGCTCCGAGGCTGGCGGCGGCGGCCTTGTCGCCCGGCGGCGAACTGGCGCTTGTTCCCTGGGCCGAGCCGGGGTTCACGGCGGCGGTGACGGTGATGCGGCTGGCCGGCCGCGATCCCGGTCCGGCCGAAACGGCCTTTCTCGATTGCCTCGGCGCGGCCATCGCCGCAGCTTCCCCCAAAACACCACCGCCCCCTTAA
- a CDS encoding sulfite exporter TauE/SafE family protein gives MALSHLALLWLAAFAGGFTQGLAGFGSTLVALPLLALVLDLKVAVPVCTTLAVMLNLVMIVRLLGHVRRGLLLLLIASSLPAMPFGAYILRVVSGDWLKLVLAAAILVFVIMQGRPGAQASTAGRGRGWGVLAGLVAGGMGGAIGINGPPIVAWMSRLGLPRDALRATLVSYFFLAGCGVVASQAGAGLVTGAVLGRTGLALPALAAGIFAGMKLCGRVSEAAFRRIILAILAFNAVTLLAQGLAGLLGR, from the coding sequence ATGGCCTTGTCTCACCTTGCGCTCTTGTGGCTGGCCGCCTTTGCCGGCGGTTTCACCCAGGGTTTGGCCGGCTTCGGCTCGACCCTGGTGGCCTTGCCACTTCTGGCCCTTGTCCTGGACCTCAAGGTGGCGGTGCCGGTGTGCACCACCCTGGCCGTGATGCTCAACCTCGTCATGATCGTCCGGCTACTCGGTCATGTGCGGCGCGGCCTGCTCCTGCTGCTCATCGCCTCGTCCCTGCCGGCCATGCCGTTTGGGGCGTACATTTTGCGGGTCGTTTCCGGCGATTGGCTGAAGCTTGTGTTGGCTGCGGCGATTCTCGTCTTCGTGATCATGCAGGGCCGGCCCGGGGCGCAGGCGTCCACGGCCGGCCGGGGCCGGGGCTGGGGCGTGCTGGCCGGACTGGTGGCCGGCGGCATGGGTGGGGCCATCGGCATCAACGGTCCGCCCATCGTGGCCTGGATGAGCCGGCTGGGGCTTCCCCGCGACGCCTTGCGGGCCACGCTGGTGTCCTATTTCTTCCTGGCCGGCTGCGGCGTGGTGGCCTCCCAGGCCGGGGCGGGGCTGGTGACCGGGGCGGTGCTTGGCCGCACCGGGTTGGCCTTGCCGGCCTTGGCCGCCGGCATTTTTGCCGGCATGAAGCTGTGCGGCCGGGTAAGCGAGGCGGCTTTCCGCCGCATCATCCTGGCCATTCTGGCCTTCAACGCCGTCACGCTCCTGGCCCAGGGCCTTGCCGGCCTCCTCGGCCGTTGA